Proteins co-encoded in one Cytobacillus sp. NJ13 genomic window:
- a CDS encoding LysE family transporter, whose protein sequence is MSIFLGYVFLGLSLAAPIGPINAAQLDKGIKNGFFHAWLVGLGAMTADAIYMAAVYLGVVHFLEIPFMKAFLWCFGFFVLVYTGFETLISAGKVVSSYRTKDESKVKSFMSGFLMSLSNPLTILFWLGIYGSILAKTAAEYDKAHVVLYSGAIFTGLLLWDITMAAVASSFRRFLTGKILALISILSGLSLIGFGIYFGMQAYKLLF, encoded by the coding sequence ATGAGCATATTTCTAGGCTATGTTTTCTTGGGTCTGTCGCTTGCAGCGCCAATCGGTCCAATCAATGCTGCACAGTTGGATAAAGGAATAAAAAATGGCTTTTTCCATGCCTGGCTGGTGGGGCTGGGGGCTATGACAGCAGATGCCATATATATGGCGGCCGTTTATTTGGGGGTTGTACACTTTCTTGAGATTCCATTCATGAAAGCTTTCTTATGGTGCTTTGGATTTTTCGTCCTTGTATACACAGGCTTTGAAACCCTAATAAGTGCCGGGAAAGTCGTTTCAAGCTATAGAACCAAAGATGAATCAAAAGTTAAATCCTTTATGTCAGGCTTTCTCATGTCATTGTCAAATCCTTTAACTATACTGTTTTGGCTTGGCATCTATGGTTCTATTCTGGCCAAAACAGCAGCCGAGTATGACAAGGCTCATGTTGTTTTATACAGTGGTGCAATTTTTACAGGGCTTCTTCTCTGGGACATAACGATGGCAGCTGTCGCCAGCAGCTTCAGAAGATTTTTAACCGGGAAGATTCTCGCTCTAATTTCCATATTATCTGGCTTATCGCTGATTGGCTTTGGGATTTATTTTGGGATGCAGGCTTATAAGCTTTTGTTTTAA
- a CDS encoding H-type small acid-soluble spore protein — MDAKRVKQILSSSADIEVKYNGASVWIDKLNEDGRTATVHLRGPLEERSEVEIGELTEL, encoded by the coding sequence ATGGATGCAAAACGTGTGAAGCAAATTCTTTCATCATCAGCAGATATCGAAGTAAAATACAATGGTGCTTCTGTGTGGATCGACAAGCTGAATGAGGATGGAAGAACAGCTACGGTACATTTGCGCGGTCCACTTGAAGAAAGATCCGAGGTAGAAATTGGAGAACTTACAGAATTGTAA
- a CDS encoding metal-sensitive transcriptional regulator, producing MAFELENEDLSSESCCSIESERKSHHSEKVKRNLTTRLNRIEGQIRGIKGLIDRDVYCDDIITQISATQSALNSVAKLLLEGHLKSCVVERIHEGDEEVLDEFLVTIQKLMKK from the coding sequence ATGGCTTTTGAATTGGAAAATGAGGATTTATCGTCTGAAAGCTGCTGTTCGATTGAATCGGAGCGAAAAAGTCATCACTCAGAAAAAGTTAAAAGGAATTTGACAACCCGTTTAAATCGGATTGAAGGTCAGATACGCGGAATAAAAGGACTTATTGACAGAGACGTGTATTGTGACGATATTATAACACAAATTTCTGCAACGCAGTCTGCTTTGAATAGCGTAGCAAAGCTATTGCTTGAGGGCCATTTGAAAAGCTGTGTGGTTGAAAGAATCCACGAAGGCGATGAAGAAGTGCTTGATGAATTTTTAGTCACTATTCAAAAACTAATGAAAAAATAA
- the copZ gene encoding copper chaperone CopZ, with protein MESVTLKVRGMSCGHCVKAVEGSVGKLNGVDKVAVELDNGQVQVQFDSSAVTLEQIKETIDDQGYDVE; from the coding sequence ATGGAAAGTGTAACTTTAAAAGTTAGGGGAATGTCTTGCGGACATTGTGTAAAAGCGGTAGAAGGCAGTGTCGGCAAACTAAATGGTGTTGATAAAGTAGCGGTTGAACTTGATAATGGCCAGGTGCAGGTTCAATTTGACTCATCAGCAGTTACACTTGAGCAAATCAAAGAAACAATTGACGATCAAGGCTATGATGTAGAGTAA
- a CDS encoding heavy metal translocating P-type ATPase yields MGDAALKEVHLSISGMTCAACSSRIEKGLNKLDGVQEASVNLALEKAAIKYNPEVTSVEAFEKKIEDLGYSVVSEKAELELLGMTCAACSGRIEKGLNKLPGVKQAVVNLALETGTVEYNPEQISIQDMIKKVENLGYQAKIKKDNAGDIEGYREKEIEKQKGKFIFSLILSIPLFWSMVGHFEFTSFIYVPDMFMNPWVQLALAAPVQFLIGKQFYVGAYKALKNKSANMDVLVALGTSAAFFYSLYQSILSIGSNAHMVELYYETSAILITLIILGKLFEARAKGRSSEAIKKLMGLQAKTATVLREGEEIEIPLEEVIAGEIIYVKPGEKIPVDGEIIEGQSALDESMLTGESVPVDKTAGDTVIGSTINKNGFLKIKATKVGKDTALSQIIKVVEEAQGSKAPIQRMADRISGIFVPIVVTIAVVTFLVWYIWVSPGNFAEALEKLIAVLVIACPCALGLATPTSIMAGSGRAAEYGVLFKGGEHLELTHEITTVVLDKTGTVTHGKPVLTDVITEGDIEERTFLQLVGSAEKQSEHPLAEAIVKGIKDKGITLSNPEEFEAIPGYGIKAKVEGKDLLIGTRRLMDKYGVKVQSAKLEMETLEENGKTAMLVAADGKYAGIVAVADTIKETSRDAINRLRKLGIEVIMITGDNKRTAQAIAEEVGIDSAIAEVLPEGKAEEVKKLQNQGKKVAMVGDGINDAPALAVADIGMAIGTGTDVAMEAADITLMRGDLNSIADAIQMSKKTIRNIKQNLFWAFAYNTLGIPVAALGFLAPWLAGAAMAFSSVSVVLNALRLQRVKINEKNV; encoded by the coding sequence ATGGGTGATGCAGCCCTAAAAGAGGTTCACCTTTCAATATCAGGCATGACATGTGCAGCCTGTTCGTCTCGAATAGAGAAAGGCTTAAATAAGCTCGACGGCGTCCAGGAAGCAAGTGTCAATCTTGCTTTAGAAAAAGCAGCAATTAAATATAATCCTGAAGTAACTTCTGTAGAAGCTTTTGAGAAAAAAATTGAGGATTTAGGTTATTCGGTAGTATCTGAGAAAGCCGAGTTAGAATTGCTGGGCATGACTTGCGCTGCTTGCTCTGGAAGGATTGAAAAAGGACTTAATAAGCTTCCAGGCGTCAAACAAGCTGTAGTCAATCTGGCTCTTGAAACTGGCACTGTTGAATACAATCCTGAACAAATCTCCATCCAGGACATGATAAAGAAAGTGGAGAATTTAGGGTATCAGGCAAAAATAAAAAAGGATAATGCCGGAGATATCGAAGGATATCGGGAAAAGGAAATTGAAAAACAAAAAGGCAAGTTCATTTTCTCGTTAATACTTTCCATTCCTTTATTCTGGTCCATGGTTGGACATTTCGAGTTTACATCATTCATTTATGTTCCCGATATGTTTATGAATCCTTGGGTGCAGCTGGCGCTTGCAGCTCCCGTGCAATTTTTAATAGGAAAGCAATTTTATGTCGGGGCATATAAGGCATTAAAAAATAAGAGCGCCAATATGGATGTGCTGGTTGCACTCGGTACTTCTGCTGCTTTTTTCTATAGCTTATACCAATCAATTTTATCAATTGGCAGCAATGCACATATGGTGGAACTCTATTACGAAACAAGTGCCATCCTTATAACATTAATAATCTTAGGCAAACTGTTTGAAGCACGGGCTAAGGGACGTTCTTCTGAAGCGATCAAAAAGCTTATGGGTCTGCAGGCAAAAACTGCGACTGTCTTAAGGGAAGGGGAAGAAATTGAAATTCCCCTTGAAGAGGTCATTGCTGGAGAAATCATATATGTCAAGCCAGGTGAAAAAATTCCGGTTGATGGTGAAATTATCGAAGGGCAGTCTGCTTTGGATGAATCCATGCTGACAGGGGAAAGTGTACCTGTTGATAAAACAGCAGGCGACACAGTTATTGGATCCACCATTAACAAAAATGGTTTCCTGAAAATTAAAGCCACAAAAGTTGGCAAAGATACAGCATTGTCACAGATTATAAAAGTGGTTGAAGAAGCGCAAGGTTCAAAAGCCCCCATACAGCGAATGGCAGACAGGATCTCTGGGATATTCGTTCCCATTGTTGTGACTATAGCTGTGGTTACATTCCTGGTGTGGTATATATGGGTAAGTCCTGGAAATTTTGCAGAAGCACTCGAAAAATTGATTGCCGTCCTGGTGATTGCATGTCCATGTGCACTGGGTCTGGCGACGCCAACCTCTATAATGGCAGGTTCCGGCCGGGCGGCGGAATATGGGGTTCTTTTTAAAGGCGGAGAGCACTTGGAACTCACACATGAAATCACTACAGTCGTTCTTGATAAAACTGGAACAGTTACACATGGAAAACCGGTTTTAACAGATGTGATTACGGAAGGCGACATAGAAGAGAGGACATTTCTCCAGCTTGTAGGGTCAGCGGAGAAACAGTCTGAGCATCCATTGGCTGAAGCGATCGTAAAGGGAATAAAGGATAAAGGGATCACGCTATCTAATCCTGAGGAATTTGAAGCTATTCCCGGGTATGGAATTAAAGCAAAAGTGGAAGGCAAAGACCTTCTAATAGGTACAAGAAGATTAATGGACAAATACGGTGTTAAAGTCCAGTCAGCCAAACTTGAAATGGAAACACTTGAGGAAAATGGAAAAACGGCAATGCTTGTCGCGGCTGATGGCAAATATGCAGGTATCGTGGCAGTTGCGGATACAATAAAGGAAACTTCCAGAGATGCAATCAATCGCTTAAGGAAACTGGGGATTGAAGTCATTATGATTACGGGAGATAACAAACGTACGGCTCAGGCAATAGCTGAGGAAGTGGGCATAGACTCTGCAATTGCAGAGGTTTTACCTGAAGGCAAGGCAGAAGAAGTAAAAAAACTTCAGAACCAGGGAAAAAAAGTCGCCATGGTCGGCGATGGCATAAACGATGCACCTGCACTTGCTGTAGCTGATATTGGAATGGCGATAGGAACCGGTACAGACGTTGCGATGGAAGCAGCTGATATTACTCTAATGAGAGGGGATTTAAATAGTATTGCAGACGCGATACAAATGAGTAAAAAAACCATAAGGAATATAAAACAAAATCTTTTCTGGGCATTTGCATACAATACACTTGGCATCCCTGTAGCTGCGTTAGGGTTCCTTGCACCTTGGCTTGCCGGCGCTGCAATGGCGTTCAGCTCCGTATCTGTCGTTTTAAACGCACTTCGATTACAAAGAGTAAAAATTAATGAAAAAAATGTTTAA
- a CDS encoding ribonucleoside-diphosphate reductase subunit alpha, with protein MVQTIQPIKILEELKSEFPQLDIGQLLKRNEEMNQLGAEAMYDQLILDCLSFISIDEPDWTFAASRLLLKKLYIESGKNRECQPDDCYKHFYTLIERLTALGIYEQDLLHVYSKDEINELAYFIRKENDCLFTYLGLKMLADRYLARDKQKNLYELPQERFLIISMVLMKKEPKDKRLELVKEAYWAMSGLYMTVATPTLANAGKNWGQLSSCFIETVDDSLDSIYDSNTDIASLSKNGGGIGVYLGKIRSRGSDIKGFKGASSGVIPWMKQLNNTAVSVDQLGQRQGAISVYLDIWHKDIFSFLDAKLNNGDERQRTHDLFTGVCIPDLFMEKVESRGYWYLFDPHEVRKVMGFSLEDFYDEGEGEGSFRQKYKECIDNPNLSREKVPAIEIMKSIMRSQLETGTPFMFYRDEVNRKNANSHCGMIYCTNLCTEIVQNQSVTKRVEEYTRDGRIIIEKQPGDFVVCNLSSINLARAVSEEVLERLVPIQVRMLDNVIDINSIPVPQGQITNQKYRAIGLGTFGWHHLLALKKITWESEEAEEFADILYEKIAFLAIKSSMNLAKEKGSYSAFKGSDWQTGAYFEKRGYLEENSDLDWAALCEEVSEFGIRNAYLLAVAPNASTALIAGSTPSIDPIFNKQYSEEKKDYRIPVTAPDINSETIWYYKSAYHINQEWSIRQNANRQKHIDQAISFNFYIPNHIKAIDLLNLHLSAWKKKLKTTYYIRSTSSEVEDCESCSS; from the coding sequence ATGGTCCAAACCATACAACCGATAAAAATTTTAGAAGAACTTAAGTCAGAATTTCCGCAGCTCGACATTGGGCAGTTATTAAAAAGGAATGAAGAAATGAACCAGCTGGGAGCGGAGGCAATGTATGATCAGCTTATATTGGATTGTTTATCATTTATCAGCATTGATGAGCCTGATTGGACTTTTGCCGCTTCACGCCTGCTTCTTAAGAAGCTCTATATTGAGTCTGGAAAAAATAGAGAATGCCAGCCGGATGATTGCTACAAACATTTTTATACATTAATTGAACGGCTGACTGCTTTGGGAATTTATGAACAGGATTTATTACATGTGTACTCAAAGGATGAAATAAATGAGCTGGCCTATTTTATTAGGAAAGAAAATGACTGCTTATTTACATATTTGGGGTTAAAAATGCTTGCTGACCGATATCTTGCCAGGGACAAACAGAAAAATCTCTATGAGCTTCCACAGGAGCGATTCTTGATCATCAGCATGGTGCTGATGAAAAAGGAGCCGAAGGATAAGCGGCTTGAACTTGTTAAAGAAGCTTACTGGGCAATGAGTGGTTTGTATATGACTGTTGCCACTCCAACATTGGCTAATGCAGGGAAAAACTGGGGACAGCTTTCAAGCTGTTTCATTGAGACCGTTGATGACAGTCTTGATTCCATATATGACAGTAATACCGATATTGCATCATTGTCTAAAAATGGTGGGGGAATCGGTGTTTATTTGGGTAAAATCCGCAGCAGAGGCAGTGATATTAAAGGATTTAAGGGGGCATCTTCAGGTGTGATTCCCTGGATGAAGCAGCTGAATAACACAGCCGTCAGTGTTGATCAGCTGGGACAAAGGCAGGGTGCTATAAGCGTCTATTTGGATATCTGGCATAAAGATATCTTCTCGTTTCTTGATGCAAAGCTAAACAATGGAGATGAAAGGCAGCGAACACATGATTTATTCACAGGTGTCTGCATTCCGGATTTGTTTATGGAAAAAGTAGAAAGCCGAGGATATTGGTATTTATTTGATCCCCATGAAGTCCGCAAGGTAATGGGCTTTTCACTGGAAGATTTTTATGACGAAGGAGAAGGCGAAGGTTCATTCCGCCAGAAATATAAAGAGTGCATAGATAACCCGAATCTGTCAAGGGAAAAAGTGCCTGCAATCGAGATAATGAAATCCATCATGAGAAGCCAGCTTGAAACAGGGACACCATTCATGTTTTACCGGGATGAAGTAAATCGGAAAAATGCCAATTCACATTGCGGAATGATTTATTGTACAAACCTGTGCACTGAAATCGTACAAAACCAAAGTGTTACAAAGAGGGTTGAAGAATATACAAGGGATGGGAGAATTATTATTGAAAAACAGCCAGGAGACTTCGTTGTCTGCAATCTTTCATCCATCAATCTTGCAAGGGCCGTGAGTGAGGAAGTACTTGAAAGGCTTGTGCCAATTCAGGTGCGAATGCTTGATAATGTCATTGATATTAATAGTATTCCAGTTCCTCAGGGGCAGATCACAAATCAAAAGTACCGTGCGATTGGACTGGGGACTTTTGGATGGCATCACCTTCTTGCATTGAAAAAAATCACATGGGAAAGCGAAGAAGCAGAAGAATTCGCTGACATTCTATATGAAAAAATTGCTTTTTTAGCGATAAAAAGTTCTATGAACCTGGCAAAAGAAAAAGGAAGCTATTCAGCCTTTAAAGGCTCTGATTGGCAAACGGGTGCCTACTTTGAAAAACGGGGGTATCTGGAAGAAAATTCAGACTTGGACTGGGCCGCATTGTGCGAAGAGGTAAGTGAATTTGGAATTCGAAATGCCTATTTGCTGGCGGTAGCCCCAAATGCATCAACTGCCTTAATTGCAGGAAGCACTCCAAGTATTGATCCTATATTCAACAAGCAGTATTCCGAAGAGAAAAAGGATTATCGGATCCCTGTGACAGCTCCTGATATTAACAGTGAGACCATTTGGTATTACAAATCTGCTTATCATATTAACCAGGAGTGGAGCATCAGGCAGAATGCAAACAGACAAAAACATATAGATCAAGCTATTTCATTTAATTTCTATATTCCTAACCATATTAAAGCAATCGATCTTTTGAATCTGCATCTTTCAGCATGGAAGAAAAAATTAAAAACAACTTATTATATCCGTTCAACTTCATCTGAGGTTGAAGACTGTGAATCTTGCTCAAGCTAA
- a CDS encoding ribonucleotide-diphosphate reductase subunit beta: MNTLKKRLIINQSAPNKSTSIINGECSNILNWDDVRFAWAYPKYKKMLANFWTPFEINMSQDIKQFPELTKSEQDAFLKIIGLLALLDSIQTDYAGKVADYITDSSISALMIILAQQEVIHNHSYSYVLSSLVPKQKQDEVFEFWRTEPILAERNEFVVNGYKDFAENPSAENLLKSIVFDVVLEGLFFYSGFAFFYHLARNQKMVAASTMINYINRDEQIHVDLFVKIFKEILQENPELNTNELSEFVKETFKRAAELEIVWARDVIGSKTEGILLSDVEAYIKFYANVRCNQLGYERPFEGYRTNPLRWIVAYEQVDHGKSDFFEQKSRQYTKVQIDNGFDEL; encoded by the coding sequence ATGAATACCCTAAAAAAACGGCTAATTATTAATCAATCGGCGCCAAACAAATCAACTTCAATCATCAACGGGGAATGCTCCAATATTCTTAATTGGGATGATGTTCGGTTCGCATGGGCATATCCGAAGTATAAAAAAATGCTTGCTAACTTTTGGACGCCTTTCGAAATAAACATGTCACAGGACATTAAGCAATTTCCGGAATTAACGAAAAGTGAACAAGATGCATTTCTGAAAATTATTGGGCTGCTCGCATTGCTCGACAGCATCCAGACGGATTATGCCGGAAAAGTTGCTGATTATATTACTGACTCAAGCATATCAGCACTTATGATCATACTTGCACAGCAAGAGGTGATTCATAATCATTCATATTCCTATGTTCTATCAAGCCTTGTTCCCAAACAAAAACAGGATGAGGTTTTTGAATTCTGGCGTACAGAACCTATATTAGCTGAAAGAAATGAATTTGTTGTGAACGGATATAAAGATTTTGCAGAGAATCCAAGCGCAGAGAACCTGTTGAAATCTATTGTTTTTGATGTCGTTCTGGAGGGGCTTTTCTTTTATTCAGGCTTTGCATTCTTTTATCACCTGGCCAGAAATCAGAAAATGGTAGCCGCCTCAACGATGATTAATTACATCAACCGGGATGAACAAATCCATGTAGATTTGTTTGTTAAAATATTTAAAGAAATTCTGCAGGAAAATCCGGAACTTAATACTAATGAATTAAGTGAATTCGTCAAGGAAACATTTAAAAGAGCAGCTGAACTGGAGATTGTATGGGCCCGCGATGTGATCGGCAGCAAAACAGAAGGCATCCTGCTGTCTGACGTTGAAGCTTATATTAAATTTTATGCCAATGTCCGCTGCAATCAGCTGGGATATGAACGGCCGTTTGAAGGCTATCGGACCAATCCGCTCCGCTGGATAGTAGCTTATGAGCAGGTTGACCATGGGAAGTCCGATTTCTTTGAGCAAAAATCGCGGCAATATACAAAAGTTCAAATTGATAATGGGTTTGATGAATTATAA
- the bioB gene encoding biotin synthase BioB has protein sequence MNFQQLALYVLEGHELTDSEAMGILNCPDEELLDLLHSAYKIRHHHYGNQVKLNMIINTKSGLCPENCGYCSQSSISTAPIEKYRMMDKESIIKGAKQAHHLNVGTYCIVASGRGPSNRELDEVVSAVKEIKDNYNMKVCACLGLLKPEQAEQLKEAGVDRYNHNINTSENHHESITTSHTYRDRVNTVQLIKEAGISPCSGVIIGMKETKEDVIAMARSLKALDADSIPVNFLHAIDGTPLEGTDDLNPRYCLKVLCLMRYINPSKEIRISGGREVNLRSLQPLGLYPANSIFVGDYLTTAGQESTADHQMLKDLGFEIDFVSGEPVFS, from the coding sequence ATGAATTTTCAACAGCTAGCACTTTACGTACTGGAAGGACATGAACTGACAGACTCGGAGGCAATGGGAATTTTAAATTGTCCAGATGAAGAACTCCTGGATTTATTGCACAGTGCCTATAAAATCCGTCATCATCATTATGGAAACCAAGTTAAATTAAATATGATTATAAATACGAAATCAGGCCTATGTCCTGAAAACTGCGGATACTGCTCACAATCGAGCATCTCAACAGCTCCTATCGAAAAATACCGGATGATGGATAAGGAATCTATCATCAAAGGAGCTAAACAGGCGCATCACCTCAATGTCGGAACCTATTGTATTGTTGCAAGCGGAAGAGGCCCAAGCAATAGGGAGCTAGATGAAGTAGTTTCAGCGGTTAAAGAAATAAAGGATAACTATAATATGAAGGTCTGTGCCTGTCTCGGGCTCCTAAAACCTGAACAGGCTGAGCAGCTCAAGGAAGCTGGAGTGGACCGCTATAATCACAATATTAACACCTCAGAAAATCATCATGAGAGCATCACTACATCCCATACATACCGGGACAGAGTCAATACGGTCCAATTAATAAAGGAAGCAGGCATTTCACCATGTTCCGGGGTAATTATTGGCATGAAGGAAACCAAGGAAGACGTTATAGCAATGGCCAGAAGCCTAAAAGCCCTGGATGCCGACTCAATACCGGTTAACTTTCTGCATGCAATCGATGGGACGCCATTAGAAGGGACAGATGATTTGAATCCTCGCTATTGTCTGAAGGTGCTCTGCCTGATGCGATATATCAACCCTTCAAAGGAAATCAGAATATCCGGAGGCAGAGAAGTGAATCTTAGGAGCCTTCAGCCGCTTGGGCTTTATCCTGCTAATTCTATTTTCGTAGGAGATTACTTAACCACTGCAGGACAGGAAAGCACAGCGGATCACCAAATGCTGAAGGATCTCGGTTTTGAGATTGATTTTGTATCTGGGGAACCAGTATTCTCCTGA
- a CDS encoding biotin transporter BioY, with protein MKTGLRTIDLTLAGMFVALMAVGANITSFVPFLVIGGVPITLQTFFAILAGAILGSRLGAITMAVYAFAGLAGAPVFSKFGGGFASLLSPTFGFILSFILTAYVTGKLIEKKKSVPVYITAALIGMVINYVFGTNWMYMAYKLWFTAPEGFTYKMAWLWMAVPLPKDIILSVFAGLMAHRLEHRVFASSQFRKMNRAA; from the coding sequence ATGAAGACAGGTTTAAGAACGATTGATTTAACATTGGCTGGCATGTTTGTCGCCCTAATGGCTGTTGGAGCAAATATCACTTCATTTGTCCCATTTTTGGTTATTGGGGGAGTGCCTATTACTTTGCAGACCTTTTTTGCCATTTTGGCAGGGGCTATTTTAGGAAGCCGATTAGGGGCTATCACTATGGCTGTCTATGCTTTTGCCGGGCTTGCAGGCGCTCCTGTATTTTCAAAATTCGGCGGAGGTTTTGCATCCTTATTAAGCCCCACTTTCGGTTTTATCCTATCGTTTATTTTAACAGCCTATGTCACCGGCAAATTGATAGAAAAGAAAAAATCTGTTCCGGTGTATATTACTGCAGCTTTAATCGGAATGGTGATCAATTATGTTTTCGGGACGAATTGGATGTATATGGCCTATAAACTTTGGTTTACAGCACCTGAGGGATTTACCTATAAAATGGCATGGCTATGGATGGCAGTCCCCCTTCCAAAAGACATTATTCTCTCTGTTTTTGCCGGGTTAATGGCCCATCGTCTGGAGCATAGAGTATTTGCCAGCAGTCAATTCAGAAAAATGAACCGAGCAGCATAA
- a CDS encoding M20/M25/M40 family metallo-hydrolase has protein sequence MSKNSRKSPKILAAALAASLAFGTIGYAAPLSNENGNSTHSQDQKIIARVNAERAIEHVRYLSEKIGTRPGGLENEKKSAEYIAKTLKSYGYDVEFQYFPVADQYIGSAAFEDGTVWEMGAAPKGAISDTPVDAEVTYVENEDYKGAEGKIVLLARAETTAGYREQVAKAVEAGAAGVILQSLVGSRGNYGQTFNPNLTAEYDIPVFGASYIHGEWLKEQMEQGAVELSLTAKHYKDLKSVNVIATKEAKSKDEDTKEVILGAHHDSVVGAPGANDNASGVGLMLELARVYKGYNTDKTLKFIAFGSEERGLLGARYYVDQLTETEKDQIEAVFVPDMVATNYDKATNLYAMTPDGSQNIVTSSTGEAGARLGNSDILPGKFGSSDHVPFHNAGIPAALFIWMGIDSWDPLVYHIEKVYHTPQDTIEDNISAERMQSALDIIGSGLFDVVRKKTQGNN, from the coding sequence ATGTCAAAAAATAGTCGAAAATCTCCCAAGATATTAGCAGCGGCTCTAGCAGCTTCTTTAGCTTTTGGCACAATCGGATATGCCGCCCCGCTAAGTAATGAAAATGGAAATTCAACCCATTCGCAAGATCAGAAGATTATTGCCAGAGTAAATGCTGAACGTGCTATCGAGCACGTGAGGTATCTATCGGAAAAAATTGGGACAAGACCTGGCGGGTTAGAAAATGAAAAAAAATCGGCAGAGTATATTGCTAAAACACTCAAAAGTTATGGCTATGATGTTGAGTTTCAATACTTTCCGGTAGCAGATCAATACATAGGCAGCGCAGCATTTGAAGATGGGACAGTATGGGAAATGGGCGCTGCACCAAAGGGGGCCATCAGCGATACACCAGTTGATGCAGAAGTAACCTATGTAGAAAATGAGGATTATAAAGGAGCCGAAGGTAAAATAGTTCTTCTTGCACGGGCAGAAACTACAGCCGGATACCGTGAGCAGGTAGCCAAAGCAGTTGAGGCAGGTGCAGCTGGTGTGATTCTCCAAAGCCTCGTTGGAAGCCGCGGCAATTACGGACAAACTTTTAATCCTAACCTTACTGCGGAATATGATATCCCGGTTTTCGGGGCTTCCTATATTCATGGTGAATGGCTCAAAGAACAAATGGAGCAAGGTGCAGTTGAGCTCTCCCTGACAGCAAAACATTATAAAGATCTTAAATCGGTAAATGTAATTGCAACCAAGGAAGCTAAATCAAAAGATGAAGATACAAAAGAGGTTATACTAGGTGCTCATCATGATAGTGTAGTGGGTGCTCCAGGCGCGAATGATAATGCTTCCGGGGTAGGTTTGATGCTTGAGCTTGCCAGAGTTTATAAAGGATACAATACAGACAAAACCCTTAAATTCATTGCATTTGGATCTGAGGAGCGCGGCCTTTTGGGAGCAAGATATTATGTAGATCAGTTAACAGAGACAGAAAAAGACCAGATAGAGGCTGTTTTTGTTCCTGATATGGTTGCTACAAATTATGACAAGGCGACAAACCTATATGCCATGACACCAGACGGCAGCCAAAACATTGTAACTTCTTCAACTGGTGAAGCGGGGGCACGCTTGGGCAATTCGGATATTCTCCCAGGCAAATTCGGATCGAGTGACCATGTTCCTTTCCATAATGCCGGCATTCCAGCAGCCTTATTTATCTGGATGGGCATAGACAGCTGGGATCCGCTTGTTTACCATATTGAAAAAGTTTACCATACTCCACAGGATACAATTGAAGATAATATCTCTGCTGAGAGAATGCAATCAGCACTTGATATTATCGGTTCCGGCCTTTTTGATGTGGTTCGAAAAAAAACACAAGGCAATAACTAA
- a CDS encoding DUF2188 domain-containing protein: MANRKNNIHSNEQEQYFKDRAGTEEARFHVVPHDEEGWAVKKEGQNKPGFTAETRSDAVEKAKSMAEEAGTMVILHNEDGKIEDLVNYENK; encoded by the coding sequence ATGGCAAATCGTAAAAACAACATTCACAGTAATGAACAGGAACAATATTTTAAGGACCGGGCAGGAACAGAAGAAGCAAGATTCCATGTAGTACCGCACGATGAGGAAGGATGGGCAGTCAAAAAAGAGGGGCAAAACAAGCCTGGGTTTACAGCGGAAACACGTTCAGATGCAGTGGAGAAAGCGAAGAGCATGGCAGAAGAAGCGGGAACAATGGTAATCCTGCATAATGAAGATGGAAAAATTGAGGATCTTGTAAATTATGAAAATAAATAA